The Deltaproteobacteria bacterium genome window below encodes:
- a CDS encoding GNAT family N-acetyltransferase yields MLREPALRPVARHDVATLKRLLLELGYDVETDQLTRRVELVGVHSDHFLQVAVDSDDRVLGAVHAHLQFDLTSGAFTEIAMLIVAHDTRRGGIGRSLVHAVEGWSAQRGVYRVLVRSQLHREAARAFYRVLGYVETKQQSVLVREPRELRPRGATTVVD; encoded by the coding sequence GTGCTCCGCGAACCCGCACTCCGACCGGTCGCCCGCCACGACGTCGCGACCCTCAAGCGCCTGCTACTCGAGCTGGGCTACGACGTCGAGACCGATCAGCTCACGCGTCGCGTCGAGCTGGTCGGCGTGCACTCCGATCACTTCCTGCAGGTCGCCGTCGACAGCGACGATCGGGTGCTCGGCGCGGTGCATGCCCACCTGCAGTTCGACCTCACCAGCGGGGCCTTCACCGAGATCGCAATGCTGATCGTCGCGCACGACACCCGCCGCGGCGGCATCGGACGATCCCTGGTCCACGCGGTCGAGGGTTGGAGCGCCCAGCGCGGGGTCTATCGCGTGCTCGTGCGCAGTCAGCTGCACCGCGAGGCAGCCAGAGCCTTCTATCGCGTGCTCGGGTACGTCGAGACCAAGCAGCAGAGCGTGTTGGTCCGCGAGCCCCGCGAGCTGCGCCCACGCGGCGCGACCACCGTCGTCGACTGA
- a CDS encoding error-prone DNA polymerase, whose product MAYVPLWVKSNYSFLEGASHPHELVERAHQLGLPAMAVTDRDGVYGVVRAHVRAEQLGIRLLLGAQVSVGEDAGEPARVVVLARDRVGWGELTRLLSLGRATRPKGESLVSLDDLCALGSGVLLLCPEPELLSTLRERFDDRLYALVARHRDAAGRTHELRLREAAARCGAPTVAAVEVLYHGVARRPLQDVLACIRAGTSLAAAGHVIRSNAEHELLTVQAMTELFADDPASLTRTHEVAARCDFSLAKLRYRYPGERIPDGKSERDWLREKTFEGAALRYHDAIPSDVHAQLERELALIAELDYGGYFLTMWEIVQFCRRERILCQGRGSAANSAVCYCLGITAIDPVRMDLLFERFLSRERAEPPDIDLDIEHERREEVIQWVYHRYGRRHAAMVANVIRYRARSAVRDVGKALAIPQTALDRLAKLLGHYDFTLSADAVRHAGLDPESPAFAHLLRLVQEVSDFPRHLSIHPGGFLLGHEPVDTLVPIEPATMEDRTVIQWDKYDVDDLGLFKVDLLGLGTLTMTRKAFALIEQHEGIALEMATVPAEDAPTYAMISRADTVGVFQIESRAQMSMLPRLQPRTFYDLVIEVAIVRPGPIQGDMVHPYLRRRAGKEPVEFPHKALKRALAKTLGVPIFQEQVMKLAVLVADYTPGEADQLRRDMAAWRSSGRIEQHRERLISRMIANGIPPEFAERVFSQIRGFGEYGFPESHAASFALIAYVTSWLRCHHLPAFIAALLNAQPMGFYSPATIVEDAKHHGVQVRPICVQASAWDCTLEPERESFAVRMGMRYLKGFGERERVSLAAAPGPYADLADFVLRTQLSRRSLHTLAEAGGFEVLGIDRRDAIWALRGVLSTLGDRLRLPAEVAEQQPQFAGVGAGEAILWDYRTSMHSTRGHPLSCLRDELRRRGLPQADELVRGRDGKSVDYVGLVICRQRPGTASGVTFYTLEDESGFVNVVVWTRVFEADALLARSAIVLGVSGKLQVQDGIVHLVAERLWDPDLRLRTEGTTVRSFH is encoded by the coding sequence ATGGCCTACGTGCCCCTGTGGGTGAAGAGCAACTACTCGTTCCTCGAGGGCGCGAGCCATCCGCACGAGCTGGTCGAGCGGGCGCACCAGCTGGGGTTGCCGGCGATGGCGGTGACCGATCGCGATGGGGTCTATGGCGTGGTGCGGGCCCACGTGCGCGCCGAGCAGCTCGGTATCCGGTTGTTGCTCGGTGCGCAGGTCAGCGTCGGCGAGGACGCCGGTGAGCCGGCGCGCGTGGTCGTACTCGCGCGCGACCGCGTGGGCTGGGGCGAGCTGACGCGACTGCTGTCGCTGGGCCGCGCGACGCGACCCAAGGGCGAGTCGCTGGTGTCGCTCGACGATCTGTGTGCGCTCGGCAGCGGCGTGTTGTTGCTGTGCCCGGAGCCGGAGCTGCTGTCGACGCTGCGCGAGCGCTTCGACGATCGCCTCTACGCGCTGGTGGCCCGCCACCGCGACGCCGCCGGCCGCACGCACGAGCTGCGGCTACGCGAGGCCGCGGCGCGTTGCGGCGCACCGACGGTCGCGGCGGTCGAGGTGCTCTACCACGGCGTCGCCCGTCGTCCGCTGCAGGACGTGCTCGCGTGCATCCGCGCCGGCACCTCGCTGGCCGCGGCCGGCCACGTCATCCGCAGCAACGCCGAGCACGAGCTGCTGACGGTGCAGGCGATGACCGAGCTGTTCGCCGACGATCCGGCCTCGCTGACGCGGACCCACGAGGTCGCGGCGCGCTGCGACTTCTCGCTGGCGAAGCTGCGCTATCGCTACCCCGGCGAGCGCATCCCCGACGGCAAGAGCGAGCGCGACTGGCTGCGCGAGAAGACCTTCGAGGGCGCCGCGCTCCGCTACCACGACGCGATCCCCTCCGACGTGCACGCGCAGCTCGAGCGCGAGCTGGCGCTCATCGCCGAGCTCGATTACGGCGGCTACTTCCTGACCATGTGGGAGATCGTGCAGTTCTGCCGGCGCGAGCGCATCCTGTGCCAGGGCCGCGGCAGCGCGGCCAACAGCGCGGTCTGCTACTGCCTCGGCATCACCGCGATCGATCCGGTGCGCATGGATCTGCTGTTCGAGCGCTTCTTGAGCCGCGAGCGTGCCGAGCCGCCCGACATCGATCTCGACATCGAGCACGAGCGCCGCGAGGAGGTCATCCAGTGGGTCTATCACCGCTACGGTCGGCGCCACGCGGCGATGGTCGCCAACGTGATCCGCTACCGCGCCCGCTCGGCGGTGCGCGACGTCGGCAAGGCGCTGGCGATCCCCCAGACCGCGCTCGATCGCCTGGCCAAGCTGCTCGGCCACTACGACTTCACGCTGTCGGCCGATGCGGTGCGCCACGCCGGGCTCGATCCCGAGTCGCCCGCGTTCGCGCACCTGCTGCGGCTGGTCCAAGAAGTCTCCGACTTCCCGCGGCACCTGTCGATCCACCCCGGCGGCTTCCTGCTCGGCCACGAGCCGGTCGACACGTTGGTGCCGATCGAGCCCGCGACGATGGAAGACCGCACCGTCATCCAGTGGGACAAGTACGACGTCGACGACCTCGGGCTCTTCAAGGTCGATCTATTGGGACTCGGCACGCTCACGATGACCCGCAAGGCCTTCGCGCTCATCGAGCAGCACGAGGGCATCGCGCTCGAGATGGCGACGGTGCCGGCCGAGGACGCACCGACCTACGCGATGATCTCGCGGGCCGACACCGTCGGTGTGTTCCAGATCGAGAGTCGCGCGCAGATGTCGATGCTGCCACGGCTGCAGCCGCGCACCTTCTACGATCTCGTGATCGAGGTCGCGATCGTGCGCCCCGGTCCGATCCAGGGCGACATGGTCCACCCCTACCTGCGCCGCCGCGCCGGCAAGGAGCCGGTCGAGTTCCCCCACAAGGCCTTGAAGCGCGCGCTCGCCAAGACCCTCGGCGTGCCGATCTTCCAGGAGCAGGTCATGAAGCTGGCGGTGCTGGTGGCCGACTACACCCCCGGCGAGGCCGATCAGCTGCGTCGCGACATGGCCGCGTGGCGCAGCTCGGGCCGCATCGAGCAGCATCGCGAGCGGCTCATCTCGCGCATGATCGCCAACGGCATCCCGCCGGAGTTCGCCGAGCGGGTGTTCTCGCAGATCCGCGGCTTCGGCGAGTACGGCTTTCCCGAGAGCCACGCGGCCTCGTTCGCGCTCATCGCCTACGTGACCTCGTGGCTGCGCTGCCATCACCTGCCGGCATTCATCGCCGCGCTGCTCAACGCGCAGCCGATGGGCTTCTACTCGCCGGCCACCATCGTCGAGGACGCCAAGCACCACGGCGTGCAGGTGCGCCCGATCTGCGTGCAGGCCAGCGCGTGGGACTGCACGCTCGAGCCCGAGCGCGAGTCGTTCGCCGTGCGCATGGGCATGCGCTACCTGAAGGGCTTCGGCGAGCGCGAGCGCGTCAGCCTGGCGGCGGCGCCGGGGCCCTACGCCGACCTGGCGGACTTCGTGCTGCGCACACAGCTGTCGCGACGCTCGCTGCACACACTGGCCGAGGCCGGTGGCTTCGAGGTGCTCGGCATCGATCGACGCGATGCCATCTGGGCGCTGCGCGGCGTGTTGTCGACGCTGGGCGATCGCCTGCGGTTGCCGGCCGAGGTCGCCGAGCAACAGCCGCAGTTCGCCGGGGTCGGCGCGGGCGAGGCGATCCTGTGGGACTACCGCACCAGCATGCACAGCACGCGCGGCCATCCGCTGTCGTGCCTGCGCGACGAGCTGCGCCGCCGCGGTCTGCCGCAGGCCGATGAGCTGGTGCGGGGTCGCGACGGCAAGTCGGTCGACTACGTGGGCCTGGTGATCTGCCGTCAGCGCCCCGGCACCGCCAGCGGCGTCACGTTCTACACGCTCGAAGACGAGAGTGGCTTCGTCAACGTCGTGGTGTGGACGCGGGTGTTCGAGGCCGACGCACTGCTGGCCCGCAGCGCGATCGTGCTCGGCGTGAGCGGCAAGCTACAGGTGCAGGACGGCATCGTGCACCTGGTCGCCGAGCGGCTGTGGGATCCCGATCTGCGGCTGCGTACCGAGGGCACCACCGTGCGCAGCTTCCACTGA
- a CDS encoding histidine phosphatase family protein, translated as MADDDIPCRRIILVRHGHYERTGGLGDTAWGLSPLGRRQAVRAGRRLAQIVASSTARFDGLFASPWPRASQTAEIAAHELDLHSVKIKPWLHEVVPVVDPARVDFGPLPLGLETTPPEERAIAHQQIEKVRERFFKAPRRASLVLLFTHGNLIRFLVARTLRLPYEAWAMMDIAHSGITELRVYGSGFEALVSFNETGHLPPPLITTA; from the coding sequence ATGGCCGACGACGACATCCCCTGCCGACGCATCATCCTGGTCCGCCACGGTCACTACGAGCGTACCGGTGGGCTCGGCGACACCGCCTGGGGACTCTCGCCGCTGGGGCGGCGGCAGGCCGTGCGGGCGGGCCGGCGGCTGGCGCAGATCGTCGCGTCCTCGACCGCGCGCTTCGACGGCCTGTTCGCGAGCCCGTGGCCGCGCGCGTCGCAGACCGCCGAGATTGCGGCGCACGAACTCGACCTGCACAGCGTGAAGATCAAGCCGTGGCTGCACGAGGTGGTGCCGGTGGTCGACCCCGCGCGGGTCGACTTCGGACCGCTGCCGCTGGGGCTCGAGACCACGCCGCCGGAGGAGCGCGCGATCGCCCACCAGCAGATCGAGAAGGTCCGCGAGCGCTTCTTCAAGGCCCCGCGTCGCGCCTCGCTGGTGCTGCTCTTCACCCACGGCAATCTCATTCGCTTCCTGGTCGCTCGCACCCTGCGGCTGCCCTACGAGGCGTGGGCAATGATGGACATCGCCCACAGCGGCATCACCGAGCTGCGCGTCTACGGCAGCGGCTTCGAGGCGCTGGTCAGCTTCAACGAGACCGGCCACCTGCCGCCGCCGCTCATCACCACTGCCTAG